One genomic window of Corticium candelabrum chromosome 21, ooCorCand1.1, whole genome shotgun sequence includes the following:
- the LOC134196626 gene encoding angiopoietin-2-like yields MKLEIANDQLQEFVIQHQADNNQTSTEVRKELELVKSQLQNESNQFAQLKSYSLELQKNAVQLQQNLSILMASVAELQRNRLVINGTIEAMKLEISDTKQELQSEKIERMSLQNENVELREMILELQSDVLSFNTTSKEVRQELDLVKEQLQTEIQQSAQLQNVSMELQENAFQIQQNSSGLAAAIGQLNVDINTTTEAILPARSCRHIRDVNNGIYYIKPIGSENSFPVYCDMSNGGYTMVYKAVSGVQGNLSDLWINEGVLNEKQEDALNTSNVFKGHYKNRIVDQWRDYRPKEVVVVLYTVEVEVLRLVFDGHLSSKTDWFSQERLAFSPYADLKTSSTNFFSIEGDVTRYWFINKNYGGCSADAGWLVFYSHNLLSFGCPNWDPPSDFGIKYSRATNATNWATGDVGEADTLAVFVD; encoded by the exons aTGAAACTGGAG ATCGCCAACGACCAACTGCAAGAATTCGTCATTCAGCACCAAGCTGACAACAACCAAACTTCAACA GAAGTAAGGAAAGAATTGGAACTTGTAAAAAGTCAACTACAGAATGAAAGCAATCAATTTGCTCAGCTGAAG AGCTATTCCCTGGAATTGCAGAAGAACGCTGTTCAACTTCAACAAAATCTATCA ATTTTGATGGCATCTGTTGCTGAACTTCAAAGAAATCGGTTGGTTATAAATGGAACAATTGAG GCAATGAAACTGGAAATCAGTGATACGAAACAAGAGCTGCAGAGTGAAAAGATAGAAAGAATGTCGTTGCAG AACGAGAACGTGGAATTGCGAGAAATGATTTTGGAGCTTCAATCCGACGTTCTGAGTTTCAACACCACTTCAAAA GAAGTGAGGCAAGAACTAGATCTTGTGAAAGAGCAATTGCAAACGGAAATCCAACAATCTGCTCAGCTACAG AATGTCTCGATGGAATTGCAAGAAAACGCTTTCCAAATCCAACAAAACAGTTCT GGTTTGGCAGCAGCTATTGGTCAACTAAACGTAGAtatcaacacaacaacagag GCTATATTACCAGCTCGTTCTTGCCGTCATATACGTGATGTAAACAATGGTATTTACTACATCAAACCCATTG gTTCTGAAAACTCTTTTCCTGTCTATTGTGATATGTCTAATGGAG GCTATACAATGGTCTATAAGGCCGTCAGTGGAGTGCAAGGAAACTTATCAGATCTGTGGATTAATGAGGGAGTTCTCAATGAGAAGCAAGAGGACGCCTTGAACACAAGCAACGTTTTCAAAGGTCACTATAAAAACAGAATCGTCGACCAATGGAGAGATTATAGACCCAAAGAG GTTGTAGTTGTATTGTACACAGTAGAAGTCGAGGTGCTTCGACTGGTTTTTGATGGCCACCTGAGCAGCAAGACTGATTGGTTTAGCCAAGAACGACTTGCTTTCTCTCCATACGCTGATTTGAAAACAAGTTCCACCAACTTCTTTTCAATCGAAGGAGATGTCACTCGTTATTGGTTTATCAATAAAAACTACGGAGGCTGTTCGGCTGACGCAGGCTGGCTCGTCTTTTACTCTCATAATCTGCTTTCATTTGGTTGTCCTAATTGGGATCCACCCAGTGATTTTGGAATCAAATACAGTCGTGCtacaaatgctacaaattGGGCAACGG GTGATGTAGGAGAAGCAGACACTTTGGCTGTCTTTGTTGACTAA
- the LOC134196675 gene encoding uncharacterized protein LOC134196675: MSSSAWRKRRALKTRAAFARSKRRIVVEAAEERPPAEDPDNIREDSPTLLVQSEEALSEVSLAFRSASPPMEEPSEPPTPLEEPVEPPTSEDKQLHQNLDDWAVSLERYDKIMLSLWLVECFRREFSQGVMSAMKKVADLIHVGERTVGRWRSDFMTNHGQLSEDSRGKYERVSILNDEEFRKNATSWARANACVKGKPNMTVADFCQYVNEQLLPSLTLSPGFPRKISLETARKVLYDLGFERVDSGKKGVYIDGHERDDVVLARQAFLEKLKKLESEHLPPPDASDVSPGEQLVKLGNPAASKHLVVICHDESTFQSNDDQTSAWLQEDQQVIRPKSRGSGQMVSDFVDEYCGFLRLTDLEFQTAKQSQPTIKQEARVILEYGERRDGYWTNDKFFEQVKSAVAIANIKYPQEKYSILWLFDQSSNHTTKSSDALVANRMNVNPGGGQPKMHDTVYEDDNRFVGQRLVMDDGTRKGLKLALEERGFDTRGKTRKDLIMKLETYSDFSNELSIVEHYMKEHGHHCMFLPKFHCELNPIERVWGQAKRYTRAYCNYSIVGLRKTLTPALDSVSVDMIRKYFRKARHYIRAYRDGKVAGHELEEAVKQYRSHRRVKRNK, from the coding sequence ATGTCTTCTAGTGCTTGGAGGAAGCGTCGTGCACTCAAGACTAGAGCCGCATTTGCGCGATCCAAACGGAGGATTGTCGTTGAGGCAGCAGAAGAGAGACCACCCGCAGAAGACCCTGACAACATACGTGAAGATTCACCCACTCTTCTCGTACAATCTGAGGAGGCGCTGTCTGAAGTCTCTCTAGCTTTTCGTTCCGCTTCCCCACCTATGGAAGAGCCGTCCGAACCGCCTACGCCGTTGGAGGAACCTGTCGAACCTCCCACGTCCGAAGACAAACAACTCCACCAGAACTTGGATGACTGGGCTGTATCGTTGGAGCGTTACGACAAGATCATGCTTTCACTGTGGTTAGTTGAGTGTTTTCGGAGAGAATTCAGCCAAGGGGTAATGTCAGCAATGAAGAAAGTGGCGGATCTTATTCACGTGGGAGAGAGGACTGTGGGAAGATGGAGATCAGACTTCATGACTAACCATGGACAGCTTTCTGAAGACAGCAGGGGCAAGTACGAGCGTGTCTCGATCCTGAACGACGAAGAGTTCAGGAAAAACGCGACTTCATGGGCAAGAGCTAACGCGTGTGTAAAGGGTAAGCCCAACATGACAGTTGCCGACTTCTGTCAATATGTAAACGAGCAGCTGTTACCCAGTCTTACATTGTCTCCAGGATTTCCTAGAAAGATTTCATTAGAAACAGCTAGAAAGGTACTTTACGACTTAGGCTTCGAACGGGTTGATAGTGGAAAGAAGGGTGTGTACATCGATGGACACGAGAGAGATGATGTTGTCCTTGCAAGACAAGCATTCTTAgagaaactaaagaaattaGAGTCTGAGCACCTACCTCCTCCTGATGCAAGTGATGTGTCACCAGGTGAACAACTTGTTAAGCTAGGAAATCCAGCTGCTTCGAAACACCTTGTAGTTATATGCCACGATGAGTCTACTTTTCAATCAAACGATGACCAGACCTCTGCTTGGCTACAAGAAGACCAACAGGTGATAAGACCCAAATCACGAGGCTCTGGTCAAATGGTTAGTGATTTTGTGGATGAATATTGTGGCTTTCTTAGACTCACTGACCTTGAATttcaaacagccaaacagtCACAACCTACCATTAAACAGGAAGCTAGGGTTATTTTAGAATACGGGGAGAGGCGGGATGGCTATTGGACGAATGACAAATTTTTTGAACAAGTTAAGAGTGCGGTAGCTATTGCAAACATAAAGTACCCACAGGAAAAGTATTCAATTCTGTGGTTGTTTGACCAAAGCTCAAATCACACAACTAAATCTAGTGATGCTTTGGTCGCCAACAGAATGAATGTCAACCCAGGAGGTGGGCAACCTAAAATGCACGACACTGTATATGAAGATGACAACCGGTTCGTGGGTCAGAGGTTAGTAATGGATGATGGAACTCGTAAAGGGCTTAAGTTGGCATTAGAGGAAAGGGGATTTGATACTAGGGGAAAGACCAGAAAAGATTTGATAATGAAACTAGAAACATATTCCGATTTTTCTAATGAACTGTCTATTGTAGAACATTACATGAAAGAGCATGGCCACCACTGCATGTTTCTACCCAAATTCCATTGTGAATTGAATCCTATAGAACGAGTGTGGGGGCAGGCAAAGCGTTATACTAGAGCATACTGTAATTATTCAATAGTTGGGCTGAGAAAAACTCTGACACCAGCATTAGATTCTGTAAGTGTTGACATGATTAGAAAGTATTTTAGAAAAGCAAGACATTACATTAGGGCATACAGAGATGGCAAAGTAGCAGGACATGAACTCGAGGAAGCCGTCAAGCAATACAGGTCTCACAGAAGAGTCAAGAGGAACAAGTAA
- the LOC134196885 gene encoding zinc finger protein 862-like codes for MDLASTADSGPPAKKVKLPSGMPASYTTWASTRSWLTYRLGEDGSLPKLFCKVCCQRYDKTMLPGGHNRGAWSTRGCTRLKLDAVKEHEESWLHKQAIGHSKQAARVAESGGIQGMQIQHIRNKNKQQDAAMLKCLQALYWIAKEDIALRKWHSLKELLGQVGVDLSAIRLGKNAHYDSDQILGEFLEALAEVVHDETSSLIQRSAFVGVMADETTDVSNICQLDLHLRIVCDGVVRSRFGTFQPVPNTTAYTLTNAICEWCEDRGVNLRRLHFGTDGASNFTGRHSGVASRMKAVNPHLVHVHCVCHREALAVSDACKDVPYLNNVFQPTLGGVFRFFHNSPVREAALHAVQVLFDKTETYLKEPKFVRWLSHEAAVKAFVNCFPALIVALSREASERKDAAAKAYLAHISKVEFVASLLMLQDLLPHLTRLSKVFQKSSFNFSDLQPALDVAMASVEQLRIMPGSNEQQLEQFLESANLTIRDLDLKRRRWRETVRNTYFDKLEQGLRDRFPAMPLLAALSIFDPVAIIEMSMSDVSSFGNDHLEVLLNLLGQPHQVSVDGVKEIVRPLVDSADTRVEWVHAKSVIRADTRFHQCKASAELIATLHRHYSWDLPNLLSVADWGLAIPLSTADSERDFSKLKIIKNARRNRLQYATLNRLMQISVDGPPAAEFPFQTALRKWHGKKTRRVPSKSYTPVSVPAASQHSVTKSCSSSSMLVPISATTGSPAPSPLGEILTDPLPPGSTSSAVPTVSSLVPTSSPVTLAKQKTIKTFFSSVASSEQSPSPLLLKENKQHRTLPTSITVSAAVPAASVPCSTIPSDVTDKQFGRQVVLLPRHQCQSRIDGRNGSNACTIICALFCKELISTESALCGNCSHLQSMMCNCMMEGNKMYDRLGLTGMYSCSEVVNLKPAIGVSICQDFFITPEQCHEIFDNLQSQAECNVNGRSAGVLVIHPFSFAVAVDRGLTVFFDSHSHGENGALLAIVSFADSKAYFEKFLNTYYAFLKYDGSVRGKYAQLSILCL; via the coding sequence ATGGATCTAGCCTCAACAGCAGATAGTGGACCTCCTGCAAAGAAGGTGAAATTGCCATCTGGCATGCCGGCTAGCTACACAACATGGGCAAGTACTCGGTCGTGGCTGACCTACCGGCTAGGTGAAGATGGTTCACTGCCAAAATTGTTCTGTAAAGTGTGTTGCCAGCGGTACGATAAAACAATGTTACCTGGAGGACACAACAGGGGAGCATGGTCTACTAGAGGCTGTACTCGACTGAAGCTAGACGCAGTAAAGGAGCACGAGGAGTCTTGGCTACACAAGCAAGCTATTGGTCACAGCAAACAAGCTGCACGTGTAGCTGAAAGTGGTGGCATTCAAGGAATGCAGATACAGCACATCcgaaacaaaaacaagcaacaggATGCTGCAATGTTGAAATGCCTGCAAGCTCTGTACTGGATAGCAAAGGAAGATATTGCTTTGAGGAAATGGCATAGTTTGAAAGAGCTACTAGGCCAGGTTGGTGTTGATCTCTCCGCTATCAGACTGGGTAAAAATGCACACTACGACAGTGACCAAATACTAGGAGAATTTCTGGAAGCTCTCGCTGAAGTAGTTCATGATGAAACATCGTCTCTTATTCAGCGATCTGCATTTGTGGGAGTCATGGCAGATGAGACAACTGATGTTAGCAATATCTGTCAGCTTGACTTACACCTTCGCATTGTTTGTGATGGTGTAGTTAGGTCTCGTTTTGGTACTTTCCAACCCGTACCTAACACTACTGCCTACACTTTGACCAATGCAATATGTGAGTGGTGTGAAGACCGTGGAGTCAACCTCCGTCGTCTGCACTTTGGCACAGACGGAGCAAGCAATTTTACTGGCCGCCACAGTGGCGTTGCCAGCCGAATGAAAGCAGTCAATCCACAtcttgtgcatgtgcactgcGTTTGTCACCGTGAGGCCTTAGCAGTATCTGACGCGTGCAAAGACGTCCCCTACTTAAATAACGTATTCCAGCCAACGCTGGGAGGAGTATTTCGCTTTTTTCATAACTCGCCAGTGAGAGAAGCAGCTCTGCATGCTGTACAGGTACTGTTTGACAAAACTGAGACTTACCTTAAAGAACCCAAGTTTGTACGGTGGTTGTCGCATGAGGCTGCAGTAAAAGCCTTTGTAAACTGTTTCCCAGCATTGATAGTAGCTCTTAGCCGCGAAGCCTCTGAAAGAAAAGACGCTGCTGCAAAGGCATACCTTGCTCATATCTCAAAGGTAGAGTTTGTTGCTTCCTTGCTAATGCTTCAAGATTTGCTACCTCACCTGACTCGGCTTTCGAAAGTGTTTCAAAAATCCAGTTTCAACTTTAGCGATTTGCAGCCAGCACTAGATGTAGCTATGGCATCCGTAGAGCAGCTCCGAATAATGCCAGGGTCTAACGAGCAACAACTTGAACAGTTTCTGGAGTCTGCAAATCTTACGATCCGAGACTTAGATCTTAAGAGACGCAGATGGAGAGAAACAGTTCGAAATACTTATTTTGATAAACTTGAGCAAGGTTTGAGAGACCGATTTCCTGCAATGCCGTTGCTTGCAGCATTAAGCATATTTGATCCTGTAGCAATTATTGAAATGTCAATGTCAGACGTGTCTTCTTTTGGCAACGATCATTTGGAAGTTTTATTAAACTTACTCGGTCAACCTCACCAAGTTAGTGTTGACGGTGTTAAGGAAATTGTTAGGCCACTTGTAGATTCTGCGGATACCAGAGTGGAATGGGTACATGCAAAATCTGTCATCAGAGCAGACACACGATTTCATCAGTGCAAAGCTAGTGCCGAGCTAATAGCCACACTTCATCGACATTATTCATGGGACCTACCAAACCTTCTCAGTGTTGCTGATTGGGGTTTAGCTATACCATTGTCAACTGCAGATAGCGAACGCGATTTTAGCAAGCTCAAAATTATAAAGAATGCTCGTCGAAACCGTCTACAGTATGCTACTCTCAATCGATTGATGCAGATATCTGTTGATGGTCCTCCAGCAGCAGAATTTCCGTTTCAGACTGCTCTGCGGAAGTGGCACGGGAAAAAGACAAGGCGGGTACCCTCTAAAAGCTACACACCGGTGTCTGTACCAGCAGCGTctcaacattctgtaacaAAGTCGTGTTCTAGCAGTTCAATGCTTGTTCCAATTTCGGCTACCACTGGTTCACCTGCTCCAAGTCCCCTTGGGGAAATACTCACTGACCCCCTACCACCTGGCAGTACCAGTTCTGCCGTGCCTACTGTCTCATCATTGGTTCCTACTTCATCACCTGTGACACTTGCAAAGCAGAAAACAATCAAAACATTCTTTTCCAGCGTAGCGTCTTCAGAGCAATCACCATCACCGTTGTTACTGAAGGAAAATAAACAACACCGCACACTTCCAACTAGCATTACAGTATCAGCTGCTGTTCCTGCTGCATCTGTTCCTTGCAGTACAATCCCTTCGGATGTAACTGATAAACAATTTGGACGGCAAGTGGTTTTGCTTCCACGCCATCAATGTCAGAGTCGTATAGACGGTAGAAATGGTTCAAACGCGTGCACAATAATTTGTGCCTTGTTTTGCAAGGAACTCATTTCAACCGAATCAGCATTGTGTGGCAATTGCTCTCACCTTCAGTCAATGATGTGCAACTGCATGATGGAAGGAAACAAGATGTACGATCGATTAGGACTAACAGGTATGTACTCGTGCAGTGAAGTCGTCAACCTCAAACCTGCAATAGGGGTTTCAATCTGTCAAGACTTCTTTATAACGCCTGAACAGTGTCATGAAATTTTTGACAACCTTCAATCACAGGCAGAGTGCAACGTAAATGGTCGTTCTGCAGGCGTGCTAGTGATTCATCCGTTTTCTTTTGCTGTAGCAGTAGACCGTGGACTTACAGTTTTTTTTGACAGCCATTCTCACGGCGAAAACGGTGCTCTTCTTGCTATTGTTTCGTTTGCTGATAGCAAGGCTTATTTCGAGAAGTTCCTAAACACGTACTATGCTTTCTTGAAGTATGATGGCAGTGTAAGAGGAAAGTACGCTCAACTTAGTATATTGTGCCTCTAG
- the LOC134196887 gene encoding uncharacterized protein LOC134196887, translated as MGRPKRVAIGRRTSAAKRIRNSRAEETAVSRELRLAMNNDRTARARELETSEQRQERLSANREITARARQEETPEQRQARMSADREGTARARQEETPDQRQARLRDKKESKPTVERWKRRAFNYDQSMDYSGHADVQIGAMSKECQYYHALKWVGEAPGMCCSNGKFNLPLITNIPEPLKSLLLLENHDSKQFVNNIRKYNSAFQMTSFGCTERVCLPGFMPTFKVQGQVYHRIGDMQPQSGENPEFLQIYFMGHKQEQAETRCRAVPGVKIDIILSLQEMLHNVINYVASFKTALEKMDLPENRIVIRPDKAPTMEHPRRFNAPLTDEVAVLIVGQQFQQA; from the coding sequence ATGGGACGGCCAAAACGCGTAGCAATTGGCCGTCGCACATCAGCTGCGAAGAGAATACGAAACAGCAGAGCTGAAGAAACAGCCGTTAGCCGTGAGTTGAGACTAGCCATGAACAATGACAGAACAGCCAGAGCGAGAGAGTTGGAAACATCAGAGCAGCGGCAAGAGAGACTATCTGCCAACAGAGAAATAACCGCAAGAGCACGACAAGAAGAGACACCAGAGCAGCGACAAGCAAGAATGTCTGCTGACAGAGAAGGCACTGCACGAGCACGACAAGAAGAGACACCAGATCAGCGACAGGCAAGACTCAGAGATAAGAAGGAATCaaaaccaacagttgaacGATGGAAGAGGAGAGCTTTTAACTACGACCAATCGATGGATTACAGCGGACATGCTGATGTACAGATTGGGGCAATGTCCAAAGAGTGTCAGTATTACCATGCCCTAAAATGGGTTGGCGAAGCACCGGGAATGTGTTGCTCAAATGGGAAATTCAATCTGCCTCTTATCACAAACATCCCCGAGCCGCTCAAATCTTTGCTTCTCTTAGAGAATCACGATTCAAAGCAATTTGTTAATAACATCAGAAAATACAACTCTGCATTCCAGATGACAAGCTTTGGATGTACAGAAAGAGTTTGTCTACCAGGATTTATGCCCACCTTTAAAGTTCAGGGTCAGGTCTACCACAGAATTGGTGACATGCAACCTCAGTCAGGAGAAAACCCAGAGTTTCTGCAGATCTATTTTATGGGTCATAAACAAGAACAAGCTGAGACACGATGCAGAGCTGTGCCTGGTGTGAAGATTGACatcattttgtctcttcaggaGATGCTCCACAACGTAATCAACTATGTGGCGAGCTTCAAGACTGCCCTAGAGAAGATGGACCTACCAGAGAACCGCATAGTTATTCGACCAGACAAAGCTCCAACCATGGAACATCCAAGACGATTTAACGCTCCACTGACAGATGAAGTTGCTGTTCTCATCGTTGGCCAACAATTTCAACAAGCGTGA